In the genome of Chelonia mydas isolate rCheMyd1 chromosome 26, rCheMyd1.pri.v2, whole genome shotgun sequence, one region contains:
- the LOC102930016 gene encoding heparan sulfate glucosamine 3-O-sulfotransferase 1: MACWWAGWLLLLAEAGGARLEQGMLESWAQAAPWLGNTSGSQASSLQRRLPQGIIIGVRKGGTRALLEMLALHPQVAAARSEVHFFNREENYRRGLGWYRQQMPLSRPGQLTVEKTPGYFSSPRVPARVRALAPGVRLLLIVRDPVERLVSDYTQILHNRQARCKPYPPLEQLLVRGDRGLDTRYKPIQRSLYALHLARWLAAFPPAHIHVVDGGGLIREPLAELRRVEQFLGLAPRLGPDNFYFNQTKGFYCLQAGARQRCLDESKGRPHPPIAKLLLEQLCTYFSAHNEHFFSLAGRTFSWC; the protein is encoded by the coding sequence ATGGCCTGCTGGTGGGCCGGCTGGCTGctcctgctggcagaggctgggggggccCGCCTGGAGCAGGGGATGCTGGAGTCCTGGGCGCAGGCGGCTCCATGGCTGGGAAACACATCCGGGTCCCAGGCCAGCAGCCTGCAGCGCCGCCTGCCCCAGGGGATCATCATCGGGGTGCGGAAGGGGGGCACACGAGCCCTGCTGGAGATGCTGGCACTGCACCCGCAGGTGGCCGCTGCCCGCTCCGAGGTGCACTTCTTCAACCGGGAGGAGAACTACCGCCGGGGGCTGGGCTGGTACCGCCAGCAGATGCCCCTCTCGCGGCCTGGCCAGCTCACCGTGGAGAAGACCCCAGGCTACTTCTCCTCCCCCCGGGTCCCCGCCCGCGTCCGCGCCCTGGCCCCTGGCGTGCGGTTGCTGCTCATCGTGCGGGACCCGGTGGAGCGGCTGGTGTCGGACTACACCCAGATCCTGCACAACCGCCAGGCGCGCTGCAAGCCCTACCCTCCCCTGGAGCAGCTCCTGGTGCGGGGGGACCGGGGCCTCGACACCCGCTACAAGCCCATCCAGCGCAGCCTCTACGCCCTGCACCTGGCCCGCTGGCTGGCCGCCTTCCCCCCAGCCCACATCCACGTGGTGGACGGTGGCGGCCTGATCCGCGAGCCCCTGGCCGAGCTGCGCCGTGTGGAGCAGTTCCTGGGCCTGGCGCCCCGGCTGGGCCCCGACAACTTCTACTTCAACCAGACCAAGGGCTTCTACTGCCTGCAGGCCGGGGCCCGCCAGCGCTGCCTGGACGAGTCCAAGGGGCGGCCCCACCCGCCCATCGccaagctgctgctggagcagctctgcacCTACTTCAGCGCCCACAACGAGCACTTCTTCAGCCTGGCGGGGCGCACGTTCAGCTGGTGCTGA